Genomic window (Vigna radiata var. radiata cultivar VC1973A chromosome 1, Vradiata_ver6, whole genome shotgun sequence):
AGTAAAACTTTTGTCTCTCTCAACTTGCTGCCTCTCAGTGTCCCTCGGTCCGGTCATAACCTTCATGACATCCCCTGACATGAATGTCATCCTGAAAGGTGCAGTGGCATCATCTGTAATATTCCTGAGTGCCTCTACAACTGCTGCCCTTCATTGGTTCGTTAGCCCGTACATTCACAAACTCAGGTGGCAGCCAGGTTCAGACAGCTTCGAGGTGGAGATGCTGTCCTGGCTGGCAACTTCAATTCCAAAGACTATCAAGTTTTCAGATATTCGACCACCGCAAACCCAAAGACCTTTTGTGACATTTAAGGCCAATGGGAACTTTTACTTTGTGGACGCAGAGCACTGTCACAATAAGGCGCTTCTGGCTAGACTCACCCCACAAAAAGGGACTCATGATTCGGCTTTCAAAAACTTGTGATCTGAAAATACTGTTTTGAGCCTTCAGGTATTTTACTGATAGCATTAGAAGAGTAAGGTATGACCACCCTGCATTAGTTTCAGTCTGCGTATGGAATTTTGTTTTACACTCTCGAGATTTGATCTCGTGTTCTGATACCATAAACTGTCAAGTCTGCTGAATAAATTTGTAGCAGTAGTTGCAAATTCTGGAATTTTTGCAAGCTTTTTGTTAGACATGATGAATGCTCAAGATtgtcttgtttttctcttcatGAACACGGTCCACACAGAATACCAAAGCTGGCAATCAAGGACACTAATCTGCAGCTCGTTGCCAGCCAAACGTTATTTTGAGACACTATGGTCTTGTTTAATTCTATATGGTCTAAATTAGATTTTGTTACACATGTCTCTTATTTGGAATGCTTTTGCCTttctcatatattttaataatgttgaAATTAATAAGGATTTCATTATTTAGAGAATGGAACCTCCATGTTTAAT
Coding sequences:
- the LOC106765647 gene encoding uncharacterized protein LOC106765647, whose product is MASTSLLHLLRSQSSRHFCRTTPSAYQCFRSSTCGRPITPNPSLKTSSHLAVFQRRWASPAPATEEDDKISIGPRGGGQSVEPDKETGVVYHGPISNTIKKVKLLSLSTCCLSVSLGPVITFMTSPDMNVILKGAVASSVIFLSASTTAALHWFVSPYIHKLRWQPGSDSFEVEMLSWLATSIPKTIKFSDIRPPQTQRPFVTFKANGNFYFVDAEHCHNKALLARLTPQKGTHDSAFKNL